The Marasmius oreades isolate 03SP1 chromosome 11, whole genome shotgun sequence genomic sequence TCCGCTCATAGCTGTTAGTATGACTGGTTTCCGACTGGCAGAATCAAGATCCTCAGAATCCTTGATGTGAGGTGTCGAGCGAAAGATTACGAAGATGAACCCGACCATCTTGATTCATACGAGGGGTATGACACGTCAAGAGCGAATCGAACAGCACATCTGGCTTGTATCAGCGTCGAGGCAGGGAAGAGTCTTCTCCGTTCCTATGTGTCGCGTATACTGGAAGCGATGCACAGAAAGTTGTTATACGCTACTCCTTGAATCAATCGAAATATTACTCACCTTGTACGACCAGGTTTTTAAACTGGATTGCCTCGCATTTTCTCGCGTCAGGTATGCGTCATCCCGTCCTCCAGGTGGCCCATATTGATCATAGATGAATGGACATGCCCGTATAACGCAGCTTCGGGGGTTTAACGATTCCAATATTCCTATGGTCCTCTTCCACGAAGGTAAATGTCTTATCAGGTCCTCCCAAACTTGTTCTGAATACCTTATAACGTAGAACTCATCCCGGTACATCATGTTTTGCAACGGCCCCGTGAATCTTCCTTAGCTCTGCGATGCTACTTTGCTTTGCAAGCCGGGATTGTACGTTATCTGTTCATGAGGTTCTCATCCAATCTAATAcatctggaaaatccagatttattaattagtatgaattagtatgaattagtactaattaataataatcgatactaattggcactaattcaattagtatgaattagtactaattagtatgaattcgtactaattagtatgaattcgctaggttatcaaattaattcgtactaattagtatgaattcatactaattcatactaattagtaggcattagtaggtaaataaatTGTACATACTTCTGTATAGTGTACTATTTTATTACTATACTATATACTACATAGTGTACTGTTTTATTAGTATACTATACTATGTtattttgaagtagaacctaactaattttacttacttacttacatttattagtattagaactacacttgtccgaaatttttcaagtccgaaattttttccaagtccactatgcatacaaatataatagatatacttatatatatcctATTAACGAGTTGAGTTACAATAAGGTTATAGTAGTAACGGTGCTTATACTTATAATTTTCCTTAGACCGGGATTGAAcctggtgctagcagttatgattgtgttacaccggcgggtaccccatataagcggtaacttgtatttcatcagttcctggtcaatttagatgattctggggGGGTTTTGGGGGGTTTTCTACCCcctgaattcgattttgagcttatctaattgttcccatcactccttgaagagatagtgcttgtactgtgttgcaaaacagtgtatatcatgtattttaatgagaactgattcaatccatgttcatctgggatgttttctagggttctttgaccctctgaatctgattctggccttagttattttttcccaccactccctgaattgatatcattgtttggccagaattttaaccatttcagcactgtataaccatggttgatgataaaaatattggaggtgggtagaactatgtatttttgggtgctgaactcgaatttccaatcagcttgatgataggatgtctccctactgcactataaataaataaaatttattccaaaatatcggaaataatatccatttattccaatgaaaactgatccattttgtgtaatcctgggctggtttctagggtttcctgaccctctgaatttgactatgaggttagctaagctctcccacccctcccagaattgatactctggtgtgattcaatttctgatcaatccagcactgtctgagtaaggtaggtgatagaaatgggtgagatgggtggtagtatgtgtttttgggtgcagaatccaaatccacaatcagattgatgataggatgtttccctgtgacaatataaatgaaaatattttatgcccaaatattggaaataatagatattcaataaagaaggcaaatcaaatattgaatcacagggaatttgggggaatgttctggatatatgtaacagcctgcctaccaatttttggaccttagaagtgacagctgacccccctaggcaaaaaaatgctaaaaaagcgaaaaataatagtttggcctagtagtaccatcagaatggacttcaagtactgttttagaccagtgttctgctttctttgtaaatgtcttcagtgatagaaactcttactacactgtcttctaatataaatctaatttacccctgcaattctgtgtaatgacctatgcaaaccttttgccccaattgccccaattagtgattagtatataaagtgtggttttctctaccattttgggtgattacttatggaaaaactcatataactttttgcccaattagtgccaattagtgtcaattagtgattagtatcaattaatagaaattagttttggattagtatcaattagttttggattagtacagattattactaattattactaattactactaatatataaagtatgattttctgggtgattacttatggaaaaactcatataactttttgcccaattagtgccaattagtgccaattagtgtcaattagtgattagtacgaattaatagaaattagttt encodes the following:
- a CDS encoding uncharacterized protein (antiSMASH:Cluster_11.1), encoding MTLHCDGREIGDPHRTSTRGEEWKIEMHREYDWFPTGRIKILRILDVRCRAKDYEDEPDHLDSYEGYDTSRANRTAHLACISVEAGKSLLRSYVSRILEAMHRKLLYATP